A segment of the Desulfobulbaceae bacterium genome:
CGGACTGTAAACGTTTACCGCAACTGTTCAACAAGACCGGTGTCACGTAACGTCATAGTTGACACCCCCTCTGCCAGTATCTCCACCCTGCCCCACACCTCAAACTCCCTTCTCGCCCGAGTGATAGCGGTATAGATAAGCTCCCTGGTTACCAGACGCGATGATACCTCCGGCAGAAGCAGCACGACCCGTTCGAACTCTGACCCCTGACTTTTATGGACGGTCAAAGCGAAAGCAGTGTCATGATCCGGCATCCTTGCCGGGGCAATGGAGCGGACACCACCCTGGGTTTCAAAAAATACCCGAAGTTCGCCCTCGTCATCTTTCAACACAACGCCCAGATCGCCATTAAAAAGATGCAAGGTGTAATGATTACCGGTGACCATCACCGGACGACCTGGATACCACGTCGATCCGGAATGGCGCGAGATCAACCCCTTCTCTTCGAGAACAGTTTCAAACCAGCTGTTGATCTCCAGTGAACCGTTTACGCCATGGCGATGGGCGCACAATACCTGAAATTTCCGAAAGGCTGCCAGCGCCAAGGCAGGATCACTCTCCTTGAGAAATTCCCCATACCCCTGACAGAGTTGCTGAACAAAACCATCCTCCTCGCGAACACCGACCGAGCCAACAAGAGTTGGGACACACAGGCGAACACCGTTTTCCTCAGCCAGACAAGCCATGACCTTTTCTACGTCGCCGAGCAGGACACTGGCGGCCAGGGCGCCGATGCCACTGTCGAGATGAAATCGGTAGGACTTGCGGAGAATAACTCGACAATCACTCAAAGGACCGGCTTCGGTTGCCACGGGCAGGTTGGCGGCAACAGCGTCGGCCAGTTGCAACTCTTCAGCAAAAGCCGGAGAATACCCTGTCTCGCCGGCGCACAGGTCAGCCAGCACCCGCCCTGCCTCAACGGAAGAGAGTTGATCCTTGTCCCCAAGAAGAATCAACCGCCCTTCATCCGGCATGGCCTCGATCAATTTTGTCATCAAGGCCAAATCAACCATGGAGACCTCATCGACAATTAACACATCCAAAGGGAGGCGCTGGTCACGATTATATCGAAAATATGGTGAGTTACGGACATACCCTAAGAGTCGATGGATGGTCTGGGCCTTGATCAGGCCTGTGAGAGGCTTCCCTTCCAAGTGCTCAGCCAACTCCACCTCCGCCGCTGGCAATGACTCCTGCAAACGGCTGGCAGCCTTGCCGGTAGGTGCGGCAAGACCGATCCTAAGGGTGTCTCCCCCCGCCAACCTTTGCAGTAGGGCAACAATCCGAACTACCGTATGGGTTTTACCGGTCCCGGGGCCACCGGTAATTAGACAAAAGCGTCTCATCGCAGCAGTTGCTGCAGCCACTTTCTGCCAATCGGTCTCTGTAATAGGATCGGGGAAAAGCTGAGCCAAGACCGGGGCCACCTCTGCTGATGAAAAACCTCCCCGCACCACCCTCCTTGTTACTTCTGCCGCCAATCTTCGCTCATAGTCAAAATATCGACGAAGATAGAGCCTACCGCGATCAAGAACCAAAGGCGTCAACTCAGAATCCCGGCTACCAACAAAGGGGCATGAGCTGAGTGTCTCTTGCCAAAACTCCAAAGAAGGCATCCGGCAACTATCATCCCATGTTTCAAGCTCCATCCTCTCGGCAAAGGGAACTTTCCCCGCCACTCCAAAAAGCATTAAACAAGAATGACCATCGAGCACCGCTTGGACCGCAAGGACGCCGCTCGCCCACGCGACCTCGCCTGCTCCGGGGAACAATCTTTGAAAAAAATCGTAATAGCAGGCGCTTAACTCGGAGCACTGCCCAGAGAGTACGGCACGGTGCAACAATTCACGCATGGGAGATATCACAGGAAGTAGCCCATTGACTGAAGCAATTCGTTTCATCACGTCACCAGCAGACTGGAGCGCGGCTGTGAAGGCCTGGCATAATAGACACCAAACTGAGATCCGAACCCAGGATCAAGCCCACGCAAGAAGAGATAAAACACACCCCCGAAATGATGTTCATAGTCATAGCCTGGTAGCCGTCGGCCAAGGTATCGATGCAAGGCCTCGGTGTAAATCCGGTATTGGAGATCATATCCTGACTGCCGCATGGCAAGTTCCAGACGAGCCTGATCGTAGCAAGCAAGCGTTGGCCCTAAATAGTTTGACTTATAGTCAAGAATATAAAACTTCCCCTGCCACTGAAAGACCAAGTCAATAAATCCCTTCATAAAAGCAGAACGGTCACTGCTGCCGATAGTCGACTCCTCTTTATCAACAATCCTGTTCAGCAGAGAGTGATCAGGTTCGGCAGGCAGACGATAATAAAATTCAAGCTCATCCAAACGCTCTCTCTTCGAGATATCTTTGAGACGTAAAGCTCCGCCAAGATCCAGCGGGGTCTCAACCATCCGTTCCAATAAAACGAGGACTGTATCGGTCCATTCTAAACCAAACCCAAAAAGGGTGAGTTTCTCCTCCACCAGAGCCTTGAGCACAGATCGATCTTGCTCCTGAAAATCATACAGTTCCATAATGGCGTGCAGACAGCTGCCAGCCTGAGCGCCACGGGGAAAGGAGAACATTGTGCCTATCGGAAAAGGGTCTAATCCAAGAGATGGCACACTTTCAGGACCAAGGCTGTCATGGTCCGGGAACTCGGGCTCGCCAGCCGCCTGATGCAGGGAGGTAAAACTCCGCAGCCCGAGATACGGGTTCAATACCCGATCAAATAACCGAGCCTGTCCCAACATAGCAGTTTGATCGGCGCCCGGGACACTATCGGCCCCCAGGATCTCTGCCCTGATCGTTCCGATAGCGCCGCACGCATCATCTACAAGAGAGCCGACCAACGACAGCGCCTCCTCACAGGAAAGTGCATCAAAAGCGCTCTCAAGCGCGGCAATCCAGTCCGGACCAGAGCCGGCCGCGCCGCTGAGCAGATACTGCAAAGGGGAACTAGCGGTTACCCAGCGCGATCTGGACTTGACCCTTCCCCAATAGAGAATACAGCGGTTTTCCGCCCTGGTGACAGCAACATAAAAGAGGCGAAGTTCCTCGGCCAGGGCCTCCCGCCGCTGTCTAAAATAGTGATCAACAAAGGCGTCTGATCCCAGATCAACCACCAAGGCACCATGATCATCATGGCATTCAACCAAAGTAGGAGTTTTTGAATTCGCAAACGATGAATCCCAAAAAAATGGCGCAAAAACGACAGGATATTGAAGGCCCTTACTTTTATGGACGGTGACGATCTTGATCAGGTCCTCATCGCTCTCCAAACGCAACAAGGCCGATTCGGCAGTATGTTCACACAATCGCCGCTCACCGAACCAACGCAGCAACTCCTCCGGTTCCAGGGAGTCGCTGGCAACTGCCTCCTGCAACAACTCGGTGAGATGACGAAGGTTGGTCAGCCGCCGCTCCCCTGATGGTTGCCGGGCAAGCGTGGGCAACACATCCTCACCCGCCCACAATGAGCCAAGCATAGCCGCCACCCCTCGCTCAAACCACAGCTTCCGATATGCCGCAAACCGTGCCAGAGTCTCCTCCCAGGCAGACTCATTCTCCTCCAGACGTGCAAGCTCACCGGCATCGCCATGTAACAGACGCGTCGACAACGCCCGCCGCACCTTACGTTCATCGGCACATGCCGCTACCGCTTCTAAAATCGAGCCAAGCTCACGGGCCTCATCGGTGACAAACACCGATTGCCTTGATGAAAGCGCCGCCGTCAGACCAAGCGCAGCTAAAGAGTCCTTTACCTGCTGCCCCTC
Coding sequences within it:
- the recD gene encoding exodeoxyribonuclease V subunit alpha, whose amino-acid sequence is MKRIASVNGLLPVISPMRELLHRAVLSGQCSELSACYYDFFQRLFPGAGEVAWASGVLAVQAVLDGHSCLMLFGVAGKVPFAERMELETWDDSCRMPSLEFWQETLSSCPFVGSRDSELTPLVLDRGRLYLRRYFDYERRLAAEVTRRVVRGGFSSAEVAPVLAQLFPDPITETDWQKVAAATAAMRRFCLITGGPGTGKTHTVVRIVALLQRLAGGDTLRIGLAAPTGKAASRLQESLPAAEVELAEHLEGKPLTGLIKAQTIHRLLGYVRNSPYFRYNRDQRLPLDVLIVDEVSMVDLALMTKLIEAMPDEGRLILLGDKDQLSSVEAGRVLADLCAGETGYSPAFAEELQLADAVAANLPVATEAGPLSDCRVILRKSYRFHLDSGIGALAASVLLGDVEKVMACLAEENGVRLCVPTLVGSVGVREEDGFVQQLCQGYGEFLKESDPALALAAFRKFQVLCAHRHGVNGSLEINSWFETVLEEKGLISRHSGSTWYPGRPVMVTGNHYTLHLFNGDLGVVLKDDEGELRVFFETQGGVRSIAPARMPDHDTAFALTVHKSQGSEFERVVLLLPEVSSRLVTRELIYTAITRARREFEVWGRVEILAEGVSTMTLRDTGLVEQLR
- the recB gene encoding exodeoxyribonuclease V subunit beta, which translates into the protein MQRLDPISIPLSGRHLIEASAGTGKTYTITGIYLRLLLERELNPEQILVVTYTEAACRELRDKIRSRLAAALIAFESEHSDEAYLAELIARYRAEGRDLHRLRALLSLALINFDLAAVYTIHGFCLRVLQDSAFESGFPFEIEFIEDDRNLLQQVIDDFWRQSAPGWSPLFVAYLYRQGVSPDSLAGCLRRPLQAVQTRGESSLRFGPVRDSRSVDLGLVDRLQGVWQGHRDQITHVLLSSPALSRSEGNYPVAMLKEWFGDLDNFFINKSSIVHPLAALVKFSSSSLCQGTKPSKGGHTPKHHFFELAEQLLVELEEASRGVLMEFVAHCGPALAGVKARGGQVTFDDLLTAVRSGLQASVTGSELSHRILSQYPVALIDEFQDTDQVQYETFTTIFQGEGTLYMVGDPKQAIYGFRGADIFSYLQAAQTEADSSHTLVTNWRSEPAMIRACNSLFARHPAPFVLPGIDFREARVPESLRRRLVVAGMEAAMTIATFADEGKKGEAKIKVSAWVAGAVKNLLAQVWRGEAFFEEEVEGRWCKGRPLSAGDIAILVRSHREGQQVKDSLAALGLTAALSSRQSVFVTDEARELGSILEAVAACADERKVRRALSTRLLHGDAGELARLEENESAWEETLARFAAYRKLWFERGVAAMLGSLWAGEDVLPTLARQPSGERRLTNLRHLTELLQEAVASDSLEPEELLRWFGERRLCEHTAESALLRLESDEDLIKIVTVHKSKGLQYPVVFAPFFWDSSFANSKTPTLVECHDDHGALVVDLGSDAFVDHYFRQRREALAEELRLFYVAVTRAENRCILYWGRVKSRSRWVTASSPLQYLLSGAAGSGPDWIAALESAFDALSCEEALSLVGSLVDDACGAIGTIRAEILGADSVPGADQTAMLGQARLFDRVLNPYLGLRSFTSLHQAAGEPEFPDHDSLGPESVPSLGLDPFPIGTMFSFPRGAQAGSCLHAIMELYDFQEQDRSVLKALVEEKLTLFGFGLEWTDTVLVLLERMVETPLDLGGALRLKDISKRERLDELEFYYRLPAEPDHSLLNRIVDKEESTIGSSDRSAFMKGFIDLVFQWQGKFYILDYKSNYLGPTLACYDQARLELAMRQSGYDLQYRIYTEALHRYLGRRLPGYDYEHHFGGVFYLFLRGLDPGFGSQFGVYYARPSQPRSSLLVT